The Streptococcus viridans genome contains the following window.
TGCCAGCCTTCGATCAGGTAGGAGTCGATTCGGTATTTTTTTTGATGAAGTTTTTTAACTTTTTTGATCCCATTATTGGACTTAGAGGTTATAATATTCATAAGACTATTATACCACATTCACAGGAGGAGCTTCTCCGTCCTGAGTAGGAATTCAAGCACAAGGAGAACAAGCATGCAAAAAGTTGAAATGACGGCCCAAGGTCGGGTTCAAGGTGTTGGCTTCCGTTGGGGAGTTTATAGCTTAGCATTAGAAATTGGAGGTATTACAGGTCGGGTCTGGAACAATGATGACGGAACGGTCACTATCCTTGCCGCCTGCGCAGACAATGCCCGCATGGCTAAATTTATCCAAGAAATACGAAAAGGTCCTACTCCTTTTTCAAAGGTTTCTTATCTAGACGTCCATCTGGCAAACTTCGAACCCTACAAAGATTTTAAAATTTCAAATTAAGTCTAGAGAACTATTGTTAATTTGATAAAAAAACAGTAGAATAGAAAGGTATTATTTAAAATTAAAGGATTATAACTCGTGAAAAAATATAAACGTTATCTACTTGCTGTTCTCAGCTTGTCAGCCCTCCTCCTCTTAACAGGATGTGTCAGCATCGACAAGACAACCAAACAACCAACCGGTTTCGTCTGGAATCTCCTTGGAAAACCGATGGGGGAAGCCATCAATTTCTTTGCGACAGATCTTGGCCTCGGCTTTGGTCTAGGGATTATCCTCGTAACAGTGATTGTTCGTGTCATCATCTTCCCACTAGGTATTTATCAATCATGGAAGGCAACCTACCAGTCTGAGAAGATGAACTACCTCAAACCAATCTTTGCGCCGATCCAAGAACGCATCAAAAATGCGGAGACTCAAGAAGAGAAATTATTGGCCAACTCTGAATTGATGGATGCTCAAAAAGCAAATGGTGTCAGCCCATTCGGCGGCATTGGCTGTTTGCCTTTGTTGATTCAAATGCCTTTCTTCTCTGCCCTTTTTTATGCAGCTCAATACACTCCTGGTATTAGCAAGGACTCTTTCCTTGGCATTGGTCTCGGTTCAAAAAGTCTTGCTTTAACCTTAGTTGTTGCTGTTCTTTACTACATTCAAAGTATGCTCGCTCTCCATGGTATCGAAGATGAAAACCAAAGAGAAACTATGAAGAAAACAGCTCTCGTAAGTCCAATTATGATTGCCGTCTTCTCTTTGATTTCACCAGCTGGTGTCACTCTCTACTGGGTAGTCGGTGGTTTCGTACAGATTATCCAACAATTTGTCATCAACTACCTCATCCGTCCAAAATTGCGGAAACAAGTTGCTGAGGAATATAAAAACAACCCTCCAAAAGCTCCAGCATCCAATGGACGTCGCGTTAAAAAAGATATCACACCTACTAATCCAACCAATGCGAATCGTTCCCTTCCAACTAACGGAAACAAAAAACGAAACGCTGGAAAACAACGCAATCGTAACTAATACTAGTAAAAAGGCCGAGATATCATCTCGGCCTTTTCCATTACTACAAAAAAAGAGAGTGGTTCATTCTCATATAATAATAGATACAAACTATTGTTTTACATAAAACAGTTAGATGATTATCAAAAAATGACTTTTATTTTTTAGTTATTTAAGAAGATGAAAAACTTTCCGCTGTGAGAAAAGTGCCTGAAACTATTTTGTTTCAGGCACTTGGGAGTTTTGAGAGTAAAACAGTTTGGGGAACTGTTTTAGCCTGAGCCTGGAAATTAAAGAGCGAAGGTCTCAAAACTAAGTCATGGAACTTCTTCGAAGTTCGCTGACGTCCGTACTCACCTAAGGAAAGTTTTTCAGAAGACTTCATCTTCAAAAAAAAAATGAGAGTGACTCACTCTCATTTTTTATTCTGTTTTTTCCACATTCAAGATTTTCACTTGGTAGCTTCCTGCTGGAGTTTCAATCGTCACAGTGTCCCCTGTTTTCTTACCAATTAAGGCATGACCGATTGGACTTTCATTTGAGATTTTACCAGCAAAAGCATCCGCTCCAGCTGAACCAACAATAATGTAAACATCCTCTTCGTCTTCGCCAATTTCTTGAACAGTAACGGTTTTTCCAATCGCTACTTCATCAACAGCGACAGCATCGCTGTCGACAATTTCAGCATAACGAATCTTTGTTTCTAGGCTTGAGATTTGTCCTTCAACAAAAGCCTGTTCGTCTTTAGCTGCTTCGTATTCACTGTTTTCTGAAAGGTCTCCGTAAGAACGAGCAATTTTAATCCGCTCTACAACTTCTGGACGACGAACTAATTTCAACTCTTCTAATTCAAGTTCTAATTTTTGCTTTTCAGCTAGGGTCATTGGATAGGTTTTTTCTGCCATATTTCTTTCTCTTTTCTATATATTTTTTCGAACTAAAAAGGTGTGGCATGCCACATCCTCCTTAGTTTGAGCTGCTTTCTGTTAATTTGCTATTCACGTGTTCTTCCACGTTTTTAGTGTGTTCCTCATAAGTTTTTGCAAAATAGACTTCCCCAGTCTCTACATTTGCTACAAAGTAGAGGTAGTCTGTCTTGCTTGGGTTAACGGCTGCTTCAATTGCAGATACCCCTGGACTATCTACTGGACCAGGCATCAAACCAGTATTCTTGTAGATATTATAAGGTGAATCGATATTGGTGTCAATCGTTGCGTCTTCTTTTAGTGTCGTCTTCTTGCCTAATTGGCCTTGTGCGTACAAGATGGCAATATTACTTTGAAGAGGCATATCTTGATTCAAACGGTTATAAAAGACGCTTGCAATATCCTTGCGATCTTTATCAGTAGCACCTTCTTTTTCAATCAAAGAAGCCAGTGTCAATGCCTCATTGACATCAATATTTTTAGCTTCCATGGTGTCATAGTAGGCTGAAAGATTTTGGTCCATTGCAGCTAACATCTGGTCTACAAGATCTTCCATTTTACTATCTTTTCCATAGCCATAAGTAGCTGGGAAGAGATATCCCTCCAAGCGGTAGCGTACGCCACTTTCTTTGGACGGCAAGGTTGCTAATAACTTAGGATACTTGGCTACCATCTTTTCAATAAAGGCATCATCTTGGATGATTTTTAGGAATTCTTCTTGCGTATACGGAGTCTTGGCACCAGATTTGGAGCTTGCATCTACAGAAACCACTTCCGCGATTTGATCAATCGTGTAGCCCTCAGGAATGGTAATTTTTCCTAAGACTGGTGGTTCCGGAGTTTTTGTTCCTTGCTCTTGCAATTTTTGAATAATGGTATCGAGATCCATACTCTTTTGAAGATTGAAATAACCGGATTGGAAGTTCCCATAATTCTTGAACTTGGTGTAATAGTTGAAGAACTGGCCATTCTTAATCAAGCCTTTTTTCTCCAAAATAGTCCCAATTTCACGATTGCTAGAACCAGCAGGAATTTCAACGGTTACAAACTCTGTAGCCTTGGCATCCATAGCGTTTAAGTTAGATTGAACATAGGTCACTGCAAAAATTCCAGTTGCAACCATTAAGACAAAAAGAATTCCTAGAACTGTCAAGACGATCCGCTTCGCAATGGTATTCTGTTTTTTCTTTTTCTGAACGCGTTGGTCACGATCCTTGCGCGAAACACTAGATACCGGTGTTTCTTTTCTCGAAACAGCCACAGGCTGACTTGAGCTTTCTGCTTCTCGAGTTGGCTCTTCGATTGGTAGAGGTGTTTCTTCTTGGTTTTCTTCGGCTACTTCCTGAATTGCAGGGACCTCTGTAACCTCTGGTACTTCTACTCTTTCTACTTTCTCTGGAATCTCTACTATTTCCTGAACCTCGGGCTCTTCTGATACATGCTCAGGAAGCGGTCCTTCCGTCTCGCCTTCTTTGATTTCTGGATTAGTGATTTCTTGAACAGGTGAGTCATTTTCTTTTTCAACCTGTACAATCTGTTTATTGGCTTCTTCAAGATCACGGAGAATCCGCTCTTTGAAACTTAATAATTTTTCATTCTCTTGTTGGTTTTCAGTCAAATACTTGACCCCCCTTGTCATAATCCTTAATATTATATCTTAAAAGGGATAGAAAAGCAATAGGAACGAGACTTGAGGGGCTTAAATCCTATTGATCACTTACTTGATGGGACCTCCCATACCAAATCGTACCAGACCTCCCCAGCATAGTTAGAGGCCGAGCGTCCTTCGTTTACAAAGCCGTTCCTTTCATAATACTCAATCAAGTAATCATGACAAGTCAGGCTGATCCCTGCCCGTCCTTCTTCTAAGGCAAGATTCTTCATGGCTTCAAGTAGGGCTTTCCCAACTCCTAAGCCTTGGGCAGACTGAGAAATCGAAAGACTCGTAAGGGTAATAAAACCACCTGGTAGATGAGACTCATCCTTTACTTCTGTTGTAAAAGAGCGGTCATCGACATATCGCTTTTGAGTGACGGGTCCTTCTAGATAGCCTAGGATCTGGCCATCTTTTTCAGCGACCAAAAAGCTAGTAGAAAAAACGTCAATATGTTTTGCAAGCACCGTCTTATCTATTGCCTCTTCTGGACTAAAATTTTCCAGTTCTATGGCAAAAATGGCTTCTAAATCCTCAATCGTTGCGCGACGAATGTTCATTTTTCTTCCTTTCTATAGGGATAGGTGCCACATTAGGTGATAGCCCTCCACTCCTTCTTCCTTATCCCCTATCTCTAGTTGAAAATCATTCATTTCAAAATACGGAATCAACTCTTCCTGGCAGGTCACATGAATCCCTAACAAGGATTCTTGAGCTACAAGAGACTTGAGTGCGGCGAGTAGCAAGATACCAAAGCCTTGTTTTCTAAAGTCTGGAAGAATTTCCAACCACAATAATTTTAAAGAGGGATTCTCGAACTGCTCCTCCAACTGAATCAGGCAACTTCCAATCACTCGCCCTTCAAATTCCAAGACCAGGGTCCTGAACCCTTTCAGTTCTTGCAGCTTCTCTCTTTGAAAAGAAAAATTTTGGGACGTGATCTGTTCGATCTCATCCCAATCATTTTCTTTAGCAAACCGAATCCTAACGCTTGGTTGCATGGTATCTCCTTATTGAACGTTATTGGTCAAGTTCCCAAGTAAACGTTCAAATGAATATTCATAGGTCTGGATATCTCCTGCTCCCATGAAGACATAAACGGCATTGTCATGATCCAAAAGTGGAGAAACGTTTTCAGCTGTAATCACACCTGATTTCTTAATAATTTTCGCTTCTAGATCTTCAACTTTGACATCCCCATGATCCACTTCACGAGCTGATCCATAAATTTGTGCCAAGTACACCGCATCTGCCTGATTCAAAGCATCCGCAAACTCATCCAAGAGGGCAATCGTCCGAGTAAAGGTATGAGGTTGGAAGACCGCTACAATTTCCTTACTTGGGTATTTTTGACGGGCTGCATCCAAAGTGGCAATAATTTCAGTTGGATGGTGGGCAAAGTCATCAATGATGACGGTATCGTTGACAATCTTTTCTGTAAAGCGACGTTTGACCCCACTAAATGTTTTTAAGTGTTCCCGAACCAAATCAAGATCGAATCCAGCGATATAAAGCAACCCAACGACCGCTGTTGCATTCATGATATTGTGACGTCCAAAGGATGGGATTTGGAATTGACCCAAATCTTCTCCACGGAAGTGAACACTAAAGGTTGATCCCGTAGTAGACCGCAAGAGATCACTAGCTACAAAATCATTGCCTTCTTCTTCAAATCCATAGTAGTAAATCGGAGCCTTAGCTGTAATCCGACGAAGCTCAGGATCTTCACCATAGATGAACAAGGCTTTGGAGATTTGTTTGGCATAATCATTGAAGGCATTGAAAACATCTTCTAGGCCAGTAAAGTAATCAGGATGGTCAAAGTCAATATTGGTGATGATTGAATACTCTGGGTGGTAAGGCATGAAGTGACGTTCGTACTCGTCTGATTCAAAGACAAAGTACTTAGCACCTTTCGAACCACGACCAGTTCCATCCCCAATCAAATAGCTAGTATCTGTGATATTAGACAGAACGTGAGACAAAATCCCTGTAGTAGAGGTTTTCCCGTGAGCTCCTGCTACTCCCATGCTGACAAAATCACGCATAAATTCACCCAAGAATTCATGGTAGCGTTGATAGGTATAGCCTTGAGCATCTGCATAAGCAATTTCTACGTTGTTCTCAGGTTTAAAGGCATTTCCAGCGATCAAGATTTGATCTCCCGTAAGATTTTCTTCGCTGAATGGTAGGATGGTAATCCCTGCTTGCTCCAGACCTCTTTGAGTAAAGTAATATTTCTCTACATCAGATCCTTGTACAGTGTGTCCCATCTGATGGAGCATGAGAGCCAAGGCACTCATACCAGCTCCTTTTATTCCGATAAAATGAAATGTTTTTGACATAGTTTCTCCTCCCGCTAGTCCAGATTGGTCACATTGAGTTCTTGTTTAATGGGTCTCGTTGAAATGTTCTGTTGATCCTTGTTATAGATTTGACTCTTTTTCAAGAAATCATAATTGTTCTTTTTGGGTTTTACTTCTTGATGGGATTCTTGAACTGGACGTTCCTCTGCCCCTTCTAAAAGGATCAATTGCTCTTGTTTCAGTCGCTCACCATATTTAATCAATTCACCGGGATTTTCTTTTTGAAAAGGAGCTGTCGGCTTCACTTTTGGCATGAAAGAAGGGGTGAATTTTTTACGATTGGGCTTAGATGCAATATCCGCCGTCAAATACGGAGCCGTCCGCTTCTTTTTCAAATCGGCACGCGCTGCTTCACGAGCTTCTTCTGCGTAGCGATTTGCTGGGCTCTTTTTATCAACAGGCTCCTTGAAATCAGGAGTCATTGGTTGCCTTCTTGACTTAGTAGGCACTTCAAATGGTTTTTGAAGGGATTTTTGTAGATTTTTTTGATAAGGTTGCTCTGCTACCTTTCCAGTAGCAATTGGCTCCCATTCTAAATAGTTTTTATCTGTATACTCCCCAAGAATATTACTAATGAAGTCCCCATCATCATATAAATTCATATGGGGCATTTGAGTTAGCATCAATTCATCATCTGCTACTTGAGGAAACTGCTTATCCGTCATCCTATTTCTTCCTTTCGACACTTCATTAATTATAAACTATTCATTTAATTTTTCAAGTTATTCTACCGAAATACCCAAAATTTCCCGAATTTCTTCAATAGAAAGGCTGGAGCGCGTTTCGGTGCCATCTAATATGGTAGAAACTAAATGACGTTTGCTAGTCTGGAGCTCTTGAATTTTTTCTTCGATGGTCCCTCGAGTAATCATCCGGTAGACCTCAACATTCTTATCTTGTCCCATTCGATGGGCACGGCCAATGGCTTGATCTTCTACCGCAGGGTTCCACCATAGGTCAACCAAAATAACCGTGTCAGCACCTGTCAAATTCAAGCCAACTCCACCTGCCTTCAAGGAAATGAGAAAGGCATCCCCTTGACCGGAGTTAAAGGCGTTGGTCATATCTTGTCGCTCATTAGCTGGCGTAGATCCTGTGATTTTAAACGAAGTCATCTTCAGAGCATCCAACTCTTTTTCAATGATATCCAACATGCCCCTAAATTGTGAGAAGATCAACACTCGTTGGTTTCCATCTTTGATCTGCTCTAGCAATTCTCGAAGGCTATCCAGCTTCCCACTTTCTCCAGTATAGTCCTCTAAAAAGAGGGATGGAGTATCACAAATCTGACGAAGACGCATCAAACCAGATAAGATTTCCATCTTACTGCGATTGAGTTCCTCTTCAGAAGAGCTTAGAATGCGGTCTTGCATTTGCTTCAACTGGGCTAAATAGATCGTTTTTTGATCGTCAGCCAATTCATTCTTATAGGTCATCTCAATCAAATCCGGAAGCTCCTGCAAGACTTCACTTTTTTTCCGTCTCATGATAAAGGGCTTGACGTATTGAGAAATAGTCTCTGGACTCAATTGTTTAAATTCTTTTTTACCCGGAAACAAACCAGGAAGCACAATTTGGAAAATCGACCAGAGTTCCTCTACATGGTTTTCTATTGGCGTTCCTGACAAAGCAAAGGTATGAGGAACATCGAATTTCCGTAAATATTGGGCAATCTTGGTTTGGGAATTTTTCATGACCTGGGCTTCATCCAAGATGAGGTATTGGTACTGATTTTTTTCGTATTGCTCTACGTCCTGGCGGAAGGAAGCGTAACTGGTAATCGCTACCTGAGGGTTGCTTGCAATCACCTCGTCGCGACTTGCTTTGAGGCCATAGATAACCTCCACTTCCATTTGTGGAGCAAACTTTTCGAACTCCTCTTTCCAATTATAGATTAGACTAGATGGAGCTAAGATCAAAATCTTAGAATCCGCCGTCGCAACACTCGAGAGAAAGGCAATGGTCTGGAGGGTCTTTCCAAGTCCCATATCATCTGCCAAAATCCCCCCAAAGCCATAGTGATTGAGCATGGATAGCCAGCGGACTCCGACTTCCTGATAATCTCGAAGTTTAGCTGTCACTTGCAACTCACCCAAAGGAAATTGCTCTGGATGAATCAAGTCATGAGCCAAGTGACGAAACTCTTCAGAAAATTGGACATTGTCAGCTGACTCAAATAACTGGGAGAGCTGGAAGGCTGCAATGCGATTGGTTTGTAACTGACCTGTTTTTGTCTTCTTTGCACGAAGATTCAATAAAGTCTGACTGATCCGCTTGGTTTCTTCATCAAAGATTAGAACCTTTCCTGATTGACTGATATAATAGTCATTCTTCTCAACCAAGGCACTCATCACTTGCTCAACCTCAGAGGGATCAATGGAGTCAAATTCAAAACCAATCTCAAGGAGACGACCACTGGTTTGAATGGCAATCTTTGGCTTTTCAACCTGATACAGGTCTAACAACTTGTCCGAAACTTCGACCTCTCCCAGTTCTTCAAACAAAGGAAGGGTCTGATGAAAGAAGGGATAGATCTGCTTGGGAAGGAGAGGAGCTCGTTTGGTTTGAAATTGATTGGTAAAGCCAGCTGTCAAGATGGTTTCAAAAACCAAACGTTCCTTATCAAAATTACTGGAATAAGGCAGATCCTTAAGTTCTTTCTCAGAGCGAACGATGCGGTCCTCGTAGACAAAAACTAGATCCAGCAACACTTCTCCTTGCTCCGATAAATCAAAAGCAAAGTGAGGTTGAAAATCGTGAATATAGAAATTACTTGGTGCTTTCACCTCACCAATTTTCCTAAATTGCTCTAAGCTATAGGTTAATTTGGTCTGATCAGACAAATCAAATTGAACATGTCTTTTCTGATCACTGGAGAGGGGTAAACTCTGCACAGCCTCAATCAAAATCTTTTGAAGCGGTGATATTTGATAAAAATGGCCATTTGCCAAAAGAAAGCGACCTTCCACCATTTTATAGGAAGCCACTTGAACCTGTAGTTCGATAAACTCCTTCATTTCCACTACTTGGAAAGAAAACAAGCCTGAATCTTCCTGGAGTTCTTGAAAGAATACTTCCTGATAGGTAGCCAGTCCGACTTCAAGGGTAAAGGACGGTAGGTCCATCAATAATTGCACAGCTTCTTCAAAGAAACTCATTGGAAAGTAAAGATGACGACCCCCATTTGGAAAGAAGAGGGCATCATGCACCGTATCTCCCGATAACAAGCCTTCTAAGAATCGAATTAAGGCACGACTTTCAGGGTCAAATGCTGCGTAGGAAATCGGCTCGTAATAACTTTTTCCAATCGCAAAATGGGACTGTTTTCTGATGGCTTGCAAAAAAGCTACAACATCCCGCACCACATAAGATCTCTCATCCGGTCTGCGATAGATACGAAGGGTCCACAAAAACTGACCGGAATAGTCGTCTACATGACCGGTTGCTGAGAGACCAAAACGGACTTCTTTGCTTTCAATTTTTGGTAGGACTTGATCTAAAAACAAACTTCCAAAAGATACTTTTTCCTTTGTTTCTTGACTTTCTGTTGCATCTTGCTCCAAACCAAGCAAGAGTTCCTTCCCTTCTTCATCATTTTTTAAAAAGGCTTCTCCTGCGGCTAAATGCACACAGAATTTTTTCTTCTGGAAAAACTCACAACTACAAAAAATTGCTTGATCATCTAGACTATACCGGAGGGACTCATTGTCAATTCTGAAATAGAGGTACTGATTCTTCATTTCCTGTAGGGATACTTTCCCGTTTTCATAGAGAAGGATTCCTTCTGAACGGATTTTCCCAGGAATTAATTTTGCCATATTTACCACCTTATGTTTATCCCTTTATTATATCATATCCCCTCTAAAATAGAAAAAAAGACAAGGAATTGCAAAAGATTCAATGCCTGATTTTACTATCACCTACTCTACTTTTCTTTTTGAATGTAGACAAACTATTGTTTTACATAAAACAGCTAGATGATTTTCAAAAAAATGACTTTTTTTTTAGTCATTTGAGAAGATGAAAAACTTTCCGCCGTGAGAAAAGTGCTAGAAACACTGTTGTTTCTAGCACTCGGTAGTTTTGAGACCTTAGGCTCAAAACTAAGTTATGGAACTTCATAGAAGTTCGCTGACGTCCGTACTCACCTAAGGAAAGTTTTTCAGAAGACTTTATCTTCAATCAGAAAGAGGCTGGGACAAAAGTCCAGCCTCTCAATTGTCTTTGGATTGTCGAGTATGGCGCAGTGGTTGAGTGGGCTCTACTACGCTGATTTCATCAGCTTTTACAGCCCTACTCAACTGTGCGGAGGTGGGACGACGAAATCGAATTCTAACGAATTACCGATTTCTGTTCCACTCTCTTTTATTTTATTCTCTTATAACCCTCTTTTTTGAAATTTTTGATATGTTCTGAATAGTTGGCCAGTTCTCCAAACGTTTTTTTCTCATCGTTGGCTTTATTTAAGGCTTCAACATCTAAGTCTTGGTAGACGATCTTGGTATGAATCATCAGTCCACCCTCTTTCGTCCGACTCACATCTGTTGTATAGCCCGAAATTCCTTTTTTAGGTTCAACAATTTCTTTTTTAATATAATCGAACTCAGAGTCATCTTCAATATTTACATTAAAATTATCAGCCCAAAACTCTTCAGAGATCATTTGGTTGGATCTATGTCGAATCGTCACTCGAAGAAGAATGTCTTTATCTTTTTTCTCATAGGTTTCTTCTCTTTCAACACTGCAAGCTGTCAGTCCCAGAAATACTATGAATGTGACTATAAGCAGGAGTCCTTGTTTCAAAGTTTTCATAAACACCTACTTCCGTTTCCGAGCAATCAAATGAATCGGGGTCCCTTCAAAGACAAAGGCTTTCCGAATTTGATTTTCCAAGAAACGAAGATAAGAGAAGTGCATAAGCTCCTCTTCATTGACAAAGACCACAAAGGTTGGTGGCTTGGTAGCGACTTGAGTCGCATAGAAGATTTTCAGACGTTTTCCTTTATCTGTCGGTGTCGGATTAATGGCAATGGCATCCATGATGACATCGTTCAAGACAGCTGAAGGAATGCGTGTATTTTGGCTCTCACTGATTTGCTTGATCATGTCTGGTAGCTTGTGCAAGCGTTGTTTGGTCAAAGCAGAGACAAAGATGATAGGTGCATAAGAAAGGTATTGGAACTGATCTCGAATATCATCTTCCCATTGCTTCATGGTGTGGTTATCCTTTTCAAGGGTATCCCACTTATTGACCACGATAATCATCCCTTTTCCAGCTTCATGGGCAAATCCAGCAATCCGCTTATCGTACTCGCGAATTCCTTCTTCTGCGTTCAAGACCATCAAGACCACATCCGAGCGATCAATAGCCCGCATAGCCCTCATGACAGAATATTTCTCTGTATTTTCATAAACCTTACCAGATTTTCGCATTCCGGCTGTATCAATCATGGTGTATTCTTGGCCTTCCGCATCGGTAAAATGGGTGTCAATCGCATCTCG
Protein-coding sequences here:
- a CDS encoding acylphosphatase translates to MQKVEMTAQGRVQGVGFRWGVYSLALEIGGITGRVWNNDDGTVTILAACADNARMAKFIQEIRKGPTPFSKVSYLDVHLANFEPYKDFKISN
- the yidC gene encoding membrane protein insertase YidC, with amino-acid sequence MKKYKRYLLAVLSLSALLLLTGCVSIDKTTKQPTGFVWNLLGKPMGEAINFFATDLGLGFGLGIILVTVIVRVIIFPLGIYQSWKATYQSEKMNYLKPIFAPIQERIKNAETQEEKLLANSELMDAQKANGVSPFGGIGCLPLLIQMPFFSALFYAAQYTPGISKDSFLGIGLGSKSLALTLVVAVLYYIQSMLALHGIEDENQRETMKKTALVSPIMIAVFSLISPAGVTLYWVVGGFVQIIQQFVINYLIRPKLRKQVAEEYKNNPPKAPASNGRRVKKDITPTNPTNANRSLPTNGNKKRNAGKQRNRN
- the greA gene encoding transcription elongation factor GreA — translated: MAEKTYPMTLAEKQKLELELEELKLVRRPEVVERIKIARSYGDLSENSEYEAAKDEQAFVEGQISSLETKIRYAEIVDSDAVAVDEVAIGKTVTVQEIGEDEEDVYIIVGSAGADAFAGKISNESPIGHALIGKKTGDTVTIETPAGSYQVKILNVEKTE
- the mltG gene encoding endolytic transglycosylase MltG, which codes for MTRGVKYLTENQQENEKLLSFKERILRDLEEANKQIVQVEKENDSPVQEITNPEIKEGETEGPLPEHVSEEPEVQEIVEIPEKVERVEVPEVTEVPAIQEVAEENQEETPLPIEEPTREAESSSQPVAVSRKETPVSSVSRKDRDQRVQKKKKQNTIAKRIVLTVLGILFVLMVATGIFAVTYVQSNLNAMDAKATEFVTVEIPAGSSNREIGTILEKKGLIKNGQFFNYYTKFKNYGNFQSGYFNLQKSMDLDTIIQKLQEQGTKTPEPPVLGKITIPEGYTIDQIAEVVSVDASSKSGAKTPYTQEEFLKIIQDDAFIEKMVAKYPKLLATLPSKESGVRYRLEGYLFPATYGYGKDSKMEDLVDQMLAAMDQNLSAYYDTMEAKNIDVNEALTLASLIEKEGATDKDRKDIASVFYNRLNQDMPLQSNIAILYAQGQLGKKTTLKEDATIDTNIDSPYNIYKNTGLMPGPVDSPGVSAIEAAVNPSKTDYLYFVANVETGEVYFAKTYEEHTKNVEEHVNSKLTESSSN
- a CDS encoding GNAT family N-acetyltransferase, whose protein sequence is MNIRRATIEDLEAIFAIELENFSPEEAIDKTVLAKHIDVFSTSFLVAEKDGQILGYLEGPVTQKRYVDDRSFTTEVKDESHLPGGFITLTSLSISQSAQGLGVGKALLEAMKNLALEEGRAGISLTCHDYLIEYYERNGFVNEGRSASNYAGEVWYDLVWEVPSSK
- a CDS encoding GNAT family N-acetyltransferase, encoding MQPSVRIRFAKENDWDEIEQITSQNFSFQREKLQELKGFRTLVLEFEGRVIGSCLIQLEEQFENPSLKLLWLEILPDFRKQGFGILLLAALKSLVAQESLLGIHVTCQEELIPYFEMNDFQLEIGDKEEGVEGYHLMWHLSL
- the murC gene encoding UDP-N-acetylmuramate--L-alanine ligase, with translation MSKTFHFIGIKGAGMSALALMLHQMGHTVQGSDVEKYYFTQRGLEQAGITILPFSEENLTGDQILIAGNAFKPENNVEIAYADAQGYTYQRYHEFLGEFMRDFVSMGVAGAHGKTSTTGILSHVLSNITDTSYLIGDGTGRGSKGAKYFVFESDEYERHFMPYHPEYSIITNIDFDHPDYFTGLEDVFNAFNDYAKQISKALFIYGEDPELRRITAKAPIYYYGFEEEGNDFVASDLLRSTTGSTFSVHFRGEDLGQFQIPSFGRHNIMNATAVVGLLYIAGFDLDLVREHLKTFSGVKRRFTEKIVNDTVIIDDFAHHPTEIIATLDAARQKYPSKEIVAVFQPHTFTRTIALLDEFADALNQADAVYLAQIYGSAREVDHGDVKVEDLEAKIIKKSGVITAENVSPLLDHDNAVYVFMGAGDIQTYEYSFERLLGNLTNNVQ
- a CDS encoding cystathionine gamma-synthase, which gives rise to MTDKQFPQVADDELMLTQMPHMNLYDDGDFISNILGEYTDKNYLEWEPIATGKVAEQPYQKNLQKSLQKPFEVPTKSRRQPMTPDFKEPVDKKSPANRYAEEAREAARADLKKKRTAPYLTADIASKPNRKKFTPSFMPKVKPTAPFQKENPGELIKYGERLKQEQLILLEGAEERPVQESHQEVKPKKNNYDFLKKSQIYNKDQQNISTRPIKQELNVTNLD
- a CDS encoding DEAD/DEAH box helicase; protein product: MAKLIPGKIRSEGILLYENGKVSLQEMKNQYLYFRIDNESLRYSLDDQAIFCSCEFFQKKKFCVHLAAGEAFLKNDEEGKELLLGLEQDATESQETKEKVSFGSLFLDQVLPKIESKEVRFGLSATGHVDDYSGQFLWTLRIYRRPDERSYVVRDVVAFLQAIRKQSHFAIGKSYYEPISYAAFDPESRALIRFLEGLLSGDTVHDALFFPNGGRHLYFPMSFFEEAVQLLMDLPSFTLEVGLATYQEVFFQELQEDSGLFSFQVVEMKEFIELQVQVASYKMVEGRFLLANGHFYQISPLQKILIEAVQSLPLSSDQKRHVQFDLSDQTKLTYSLEQFRKIGEVKAPSNFYIHDFQPHFAFDLSEQGEVLLDLVFVYEDRIVRSEKELKDLPYSSNFDKERLVFETILTAGFTNQFQTKRAPLLPKQIYPFFHQTLPLFEELGEVEVSDKLLDLYQVEKPKIAIQTSGRLLEIGFEFDSIDPSEVEQVMSALVEKNDYYISQSGKVLIFDEETKRISQTLLNLRAKKTKTGQLQTNRIAAFQLSQLFESADNVQFSEEFRHLAHDLIHPEQFPLGELQVTAKLRDYQEVGVRWLSMLNHYGFGGILADDMGLGKTLQTIAFLSSVATADSKILILAPSSLIYNWKEEFEKFAPQMEVEVIYGLKASRDEVIASNPQVAITSYASFRQDVEQYEKNQYQYLILDEAQVMKNSQTKIAQYLRKFDVPHTFALSGTPIENHVEELWSIFQIVLPGLFPGKKEFKQLSPETISQYVKPFIMRRKKSEVLQELPDLIEMTYKNELADDQKTIYLAQLKQMQDRILSSSEEELNRSKMEILSGLMRLRQICDTPSLFLEDYTGESGKLDSLRELLEQIKDGNQRVLIFSQFRGMLDIIEKELDALKMTSFKITGSTPANERQDMTNAFNSGQGDAFLISLKAGGVGLNLTGADTVILVDLWWNPAVEDQAIGRAHRMGQDKNVEVYRMITRGTIEEKIQELQTSKRHLVSTILDGTETRSSLSIEEIREILGISVE